In Gemmata obscuriglobus, a single genomic region encodes these proteins:
- a CDS encoding hybrid sensor histidine kinase/response regulator: MDDPALVLPDRRFHQFSRAVAAVTGGLGAVILVGWLAAGRAMADLPDFLVVKANTALAFVATGGALWLLVPSARSKAGRAAAAFSVLIGLVTLIEHAFGCDLGIDGLLVRAGPDADGTIPKRLAPATAANFVLLGSALLLLDAPTVRGWVPAHLAAVLAALVALTALAGHTYGVEALYRTGAYASVSIQTTVAFIILALGVFAARPRRGVVVLFASRTAGGLVVRRLLPLVFVALFTLGAVRLAGERAGYYDTAFGLALMVVSGGTVFAVMVLWTGWAAHALDLRLRAAEQVAHDRAELLRATLASIGDGVITTDPEGRVVFLNATAQALTGWTQPEATGRPLEHVFDIVNADTRQPVANPARRALAEGTVVGLANHTVLLARDGTERPIDDSAAPIRTVAGAIGGAVLVFRDVTERYAAEEQLRQERALLRTLIDALPDAVWTKDAGGRFVVSNRAHDEMARAVHESGAVGKTVFDLHPPELARQYEDDDLRVLRQGETVFNKEERVRHPRGGERWHLTTKAPLRDRAGNVTGLVGVSRNIQARKEAEEALRASEAIFRGAFEDTNLAMGIADLEHRFIRVNAALARLLGYTREELLARSVFDVVHPDDRDESRARREWLRGGAIHFVQEKRYVRRDGRVLWCVTNVSLVRDADGRPQLYVGQMQDVTAQKQAESELRASEGRFQAFFDTTTVAMVETSPDAHYLRGNAAFFRMFGYAPEDLPALTIADVLFPEDREAALAQYARTARGEVPSYAADRRYRRKDGSVLWGQVSVVAARDEKGTPNLVTAVIVDMTERKKLEEQFQQAQKMEAVGRLAGGVAHDFNNLLTIINGYGQILLEQLTIGGPARDMVQQMTAAGERAAGLTAQLLAFSRKAIVAPKVIDLNEVVTQAASLLRRLIGEDIILTTALANDLSRVTADPTQVEQVLLNLAVNAKDAMPRGGRLTIETRNVRLNREMPAWPDCPPGDYVQLAVSDTGVGMTEEVKARLFEPFFTTKEVGKGTGLGLAVVHGAVKQSGGRVDVYSELGVGTTFKILLPASGDPPSREPVVRFAPRGTETVLLVEDEDGVRQFSRLALETQGYTVLEAANGFDALAAADAHAGPIHLLLTDVVMPRMSGREVSEAVRARYEGVKVLYVSGYTDDAVVRHGIVEATDAFLQKPFTPWSLARKIRTVLDASS, translated from the coding sequence GTGGACGATCCCGCACTCGTTTTGCCCGATCGCCGGTTCCACCAGTTCAGCCGTGCGGTCGCAGCCGTGACCGGAGGCCTCGGGGCTGTTATTCTGGTCGGGTGGCTGGCCGCTGGGCGGGCGATGGCCGACCTGCCGGATTTTCTGGTCGTGAAGGCGAACACGGCCCTCGCGTTCGTGGCGACCGGGGGCGCGCTGTGGCTGCTGGTTCCGAGCGCGCGCAGTAAGGCCGGGAGGGCGGCCGCGGCCTTCTCCGTCCTCATCGGGCTCGTGACCCTCATCGAACACGCGTTCGGTTGCGATCTCGGCATTGATGGGTTACTCGTTCGCGCCGGGCCGGACGCGGACGGTACGATCCCCAAGCGCCTGGCGCCCGCCACCGCGGCCAACTTCGTACTGCTCGGTTCGGCCCTGCTGCTGCTCGACGCGCCGACGGTTCGGGGCTGGGTGCCCGCGCACCTGGCGGCCGTCCTCGCCGCTCTCGTCGCCCTTACCGCTTTGGCGGGACACACGTACGGCGTCGAGGCGCTCTACCGCACGGGGGCATACGCCTCGGTCTCCATCCAGACGACCGTTGCCTTCATCATCCTGGCGCTCGGTGTGTTCGCCGCCCGCCCGCGCCGGGGCGTGGTCGTTCTGTTCGCGAGCCGAACGGCCGGCGGCTTGGTCGTGCGCCGGCTGCTCCCGCTGGTGTTCGTCGCGCTGTTCACCCTCGGCGCGGTGCGACTCGCGGGGGAGCGGGCCGGCTACTACGACACCGCGTTCGGGCTGGCGCTGATGGTGGTGAGCGGCGGAACCGTGTTCGCGGTTATGGTCCTCTGGACCGGGTGGGCCGCGCACGCACTCGATCTGCGGCTCCGCGCGGCCGAGCAAGTCGCCCACGACCGGGCGGAACTGCTCCGGGCGACGCTCGCGAGCATCGGGGACGGGGTCATCACCACCGACCCGGAGGGCCGGGTCGTGTTCCTGAACGCGACCGCCCAGGCGCTCACCGGGTGGACGCAGCCCGAGGCAACGGGCCGGCCGCTGGAGCACGTGTTCGACATCGTGAACGCGGACACCCGGCAGCCGGTCGCGAACCCGGCGCGCCGGGCGCTGGCGGAGGGGACCGTCGTCGGGTTGGCGAACCACACCGTCCTGCTCGCGCGCGACGGGACCGAGCGGCCGATCGACGATTCGGCCGCGCCGATCCGCACCGTCGCGGGCGCGATCGGCGGGGCCGTCCTGGTGTTCCGGGACGTGACCGAGCGGTACGCCGCCGAAGAACAACTGCGCCAGGAGCGGGCCCTCCTGCGCACCCTCATTGACGCGCTGCCCGATGCGGTCTGGACGAAGGACGCCGGGGGCCGGTTCGTGGTCAGCAACCGGGCGCACGACGAGATGGCCAGGGCGGTGCACGAATCGGGGGCGGTGGGTAAGACGGTGTTCGATCTGCACCCGCCGGAGCTGGCCCGGCAGTACGAGGACGACGACCTCCGGGTGCTGCGCCAGGGAGAGACGGTATTCAATAAGGAAGAGCGGGTGCGCCACCCGCGGGGCGGGGAGCGGTGGCACCTGACCACCAAGGCGCCCCTGCGCGACCGCGCCGGCAACGTCACCGGCCTGGTCGGCGTCAGCCGCAACATTCAGGCGCGCAAGGAGGCCGAGGAGGCGCTGCGGGCGAGCGAGGCCATCTTCCGCGGCGCGTTCGAGGACACGAACCTCGCGATGGGCATCGCCGACCTCGAGCACCGGTTCATCCGGGTCAACGCGGCCCTCGCCCGGCTGCTCGGGTACACGCGCGAGGAGCTGCTGGCGCGGTCCGTGTTCGACGTCGTGCACCCGGACGACCGGGACGAGAGCCGCGCCCGTCGGGAATGGCTCCGGGGCGGCGCGATCCACTTCGTGCAGGAAAAGCGGTACGTCCGCCGCGACGGCCGCGTCCTGTGGTGCGTCACCAACGTGTCCCTCGTCCGCGATGCCGACGGCCGGCCGCAACTGTACGTCGGGCAGATGCAGGACGTGACCGCGCAGAAGCAGGCCGAGAGCGAGCTGCGGGCCAGCGAGGGGCGGTTCCAGGCGTTCTTCGACACGACCACGGTCGCGATGGTCGAGACCTCGCCGGACGCACACTACCTTCGGGGGAACGCCGCGTTCTTCCGGATGTTCGGCTACGCCCCCGAGGACCTTCCGGCCCTGACCATCGCCGACGTTCTGTTCCCCGAGGACCGGGAGGCGGCCCTCGCCCAGTACGCCCGGACCGCGCGGGGCGAGGTGCCGTCCTACGCGGCCGACCGCCGCTACCGGCGGAAGGACGGTTCGGTGCTGTGGGGGCAGGTGAGTGTGGTCGCCGCCCGCGACGAGAAGGGCACGCCGAATCTGGTGACGGCCGTGATCGTCGACATGACGGAGCGGAAGAAGCTGGAGGAGCAGTTCCAACAGGCGCAAAAGATGGAAGCGGTGGGGCGCCTGGCGGGCGGGGTGGCGCACGACTTCAACAACCTGCTCACCATCATCAACGGGTACGGGCAGATCCTCCTCGAGCAGCTCACGATCGGGGGGCCGGCCCGCGACATGGTGCAGCAGATGACCGCCGCCGGCGAGCGGGCCGCGGGGCTGACGGCGCAGCTGCTGGCGTTCAGCCGCAAGGCCATCGTCGCCCCCAAGGTGATCGACCTGAACGAGGTGGTGACCCAGGCCGCCAGCCTGTTGCGGCGGCTGATCGGCGAGGACATCATCCTCACAACCGCCCTGGCGAACGACCTGAGCCGGGTGACGGCGGACCCGACGCAAGTGGAACAGGTCCTCCTGAACCTGGCGGTGAACGCGAAGGACGCGATGCCCCGCGGCGGGCGGCTGACCATCGAGACGCGGAACGTGCGGCTCAACCGGGAGATGCCGGCGTGGCCCGACTGCCCCCCGGGCGACTACGTCCAGTTGGCCGTTTCGGACACGGGCGTGGGGATGACGGAGGAGGTGAAGGCCCGGCTGTTCGAGCCGTTCTTCACGACGAAGGAAGTCGGCAAGGGAACCGGGCTGGGGCTGGCGGTGGTACACGGCGCGGTCAAACAGAGCGGCGGCCGGGTGGACGTGTACAGCGAACTCGGCGTCGGCACCACCTTCAAGATCCTGTTGCCGGCCAGCGGCGACCCGCCCAGCCGCGAGCCCGTGGTGCGGTTCGCCCCGCGGGGCACCGAGACGGTGCTGCTGGTCGAGGACGAGGACGGGGTGCGCCAGTTCTCCCGGCTCGCACTGGAGACGCAGGGGTACACCGTCCTGGAAGCGGCGAACGGGTTCGACGCGCTGGCGGCGGCCGACGCGCACGCCGGGCCGATTCACCTGCTGCTGACGGACGTGGTGATGCCCCGAATGAGCGGCCGGGAGGTGTCCGAAGCGGTCCGCGCGCGGTACGAGGGGGTGAAGGTGCTGTACGTCAGCGGGTACACCGACGACGCCGTGGTGCGGCACGGCATCGTCGAAGCGACCGACGCGTTCTTGCAAAAACCGTTCACGCCTTGGTCACTGGCCCGGAAGATCCGAACCGTGCTCGATGCGAGTTCATGA
- a CDS encoding metallophosphoesterase — translation MPAPDRMLTHLRQALALVRATPGRRGHTVSLENCTDVLVAGDLHGHVGHFQALLKLADLAAHPTRHFVLQEVIHGKFRYPKGGDKSHQLVDLFCALKGQFPKQVHYLPGNHELAQWTNRPVMKADENQNRRFEEGVTEAYGPAFGPQIYAAYLDLFRALPVALRTPSGVLITHSLPAARFLPVFDPARLETEAYRDEDLQAGGAVHSLLWGRDTSADAAANFLRKMGCDLLVSGHIASEDGFLVPNDRQVIVDCAESPAGFVLFPADRVLTHAELVACVRTL, via the coding sequence GTGCCCGCCCCCGATCGCATGCTGACGCACCTGCGCCAGGCCCTCGCGCTGGTCCGCGCGACCCCGGGCCGCCGCGGGCACACGGTGAGCCTGGAGAACTGCACCGACGTGCTGGTTGCCGGCGACCTGCACGGGCACGTCGGGCACTTTCAAGCGCTGCTCAAACTCGCCGACCTCGCGGCTCACCCGACCCGGCACTTCGTGCTCCAGGAGGTGATTCACGGGAAGTTCCGCTACCCGAAGGGCGGGGACAAGTCGCACCAGCTCGTCGATCTGTTCTGCGCGCTCAAGGGGCAGTTCCCCAAACAGGTCCACTACCTACCGGGGAATCACGAACTGGCGCAGTGGACGAACCGGCCCGTAATGAAGGCCGACGAGAACCAGAACCGGCGGTTCGAGGAGGGGGTGACGGAGGCCTACGGCCCGGCGTTCGGCCCGCAGATCTACGCGGCCTACCTGGACCTGTTCCGGGCGCTGCCGGTCGCGCTCCGCACCCCCAGCGGGGTGCTGATCACGCACAGCCTCCCGGCGGCGCGGTTCCTTCCGGTGTTCGACCCGGCGCGTCTGGAGACCGAGGCCTACCGAGACGAAGACCTGCAGGCCGGCGGGGCGGTCCATAGTCTGCTGTGGGGCCGCGACACCAGCGCCGACGCGGCGGCCAACTTCCTCCGCAAGATGGGGTGCGACCTGCTGGTGAGCGGGCACATCGCCAGCGAGGACGGGTTCCTGGTGCCCAACGACCGGCAGGTGATCGTCGACTGCGCCGAATCGCCCGCGGGGTTCGTGCTGTTCCCCGCCGATCGCGTTCTGACGCACGCCGAACTGGTCGCGTGCGTCAGAACGCTGTGA
- a CDS encoding sigma-70 family RNA polymerase sigma factor, with amino-acid sequence MPTRHADRLMPTLRRVVLGRQTAARTDGELLTAFVASASGDAFAELVRRHGPMVLGVCRRLIPDHATADDAFQAVFLVLARRAAGVRPRERVGAYLYGIAYRTALKARMVLARRRSREKQVDVMPEPPAPPAALAWGDVQPVIDEELARLPEKLRTAVVLCDLEGRPQREVARQLGVPPATLATRLAAARRSLAARLTRRGVTLSGGALAGLLVTHASASAVPHALAAGVARAAEAVAAGGAVGAAVSAQAVQLSEGVMQMMMLAKLKAVTVVAAVALALTTGLGVGLVPAAAGEGTATVTVTATTPAPDGHAGTVRLKERVQADPVPDDALFLRRLSLDVRGTVPTPVETWFFVSDPDAGKRAKVIEWITDDEERRVAAAKKLGVPVERVRVLRAKLSADGRSVSLIDPNMVAKFADTIELSAPDLAITTDVLQDEITTDVTIAPTVQGVVYDVKSSEPGAAKPQPPADGTKKTVVLRRVRSDDAKPEAAAEYRVEDVFTVWGTTPDDKNQQTNQTVKFRAVVNVAPGSDAEFLKRVLTDARGTAPTALELKYFTEDKDPKKREKLLDTLLKEPAVAKKLGDEWKKKMLAPGAPLAAKEADFFYFVTPKVVEGKSTLDLKVQPFVVPLPPNAPKPPAPPKPPTVTVTGVATPPKPPAPPAPPVTVQGTKVVVTSQLKSDKLEKLVGELIAAQKSDDALLEAVTLATQSRLPTDAEKKLAKAAVGAAADRKTVWVAVARALAGTETKAQDVIELKVVPSIAPKPAKP; translated from the coding sequence ATGCCGACCAGACACGCCGATCGCCTGATGCCGACCCTCCGGCGGGTCGTACTGGGCCGCCAGACGGCCGCGCGCACCGACGGCGAGTTGCTCACCGCGTTCGTCGCGTCGGCCAGCGGGGACGCATTCGCGGAGCTGGTGCGCCGGCACGGGCCGATGGTGCTCGGGGTGTGCCGGCGGCTGATCCCCGATCACGCTACCGCAGACGACGCGTTCCAGGCGGTGTTCCTGGTGCTCGCCCGGCGCGCGGCCGGCGTGCGGCCCCGGGAGCGGGTCGGCGCGTACCTGTACGGGATCGCGTACCGCACGGCGCTCAAGGCCCGAATGGTTCTGGCTCGCCGCCGGTCCCGCGAAAAGCAGGTAGATGTCATGCCCGAACCGCCCGCACCGCCCGCCGCGCTCGCGTGGGGCGACGTTCAACCCGTCATCGACGAGGAACTCGCCCGGCTGCCGGAAAAGCTCCGGACCGCGGTGGTGCTGTGCGACCTCGAGGGGCGCCCCCAGCGCGAGGTGGCCCGGCAGCTCGGGGTGCCGCCAGCGACGCTCGCGACGCGCCTGGCGGCGGCCCGCCGCTCGCTCGCGGCCCGGCTCACCCGCCGGGGCGTTACGCTGTCCGGCGGCGCGCTCGCCGGGCTGCTCGTCACGCACGCCAGTGCGTCCGCGGTGCCGCACGCGCTGGCCGCGGGCGTCGCCCGGGCGGCCGAGGCGGTGGCGGCGGGCGGGGCCGTCGGGGCGGCTGTGTCCGCGCAAGCCGTTCAACTATCCGAAGGGGTGATGCAAATGATGATGCTCGCCAAACTGAAGGCGGTCACGGTGGTCGCCGCCGTCGCACTGGCGCTCACGACCGGGCTCGGCGTGGGGCTCGTCCCCGCGGCGGCCGGCGAGGGGACGGCTACAGTCACGGTCACCGCGACCACACCGGCACCGGACGGGCACGCCGGCACGGTCCGGCTCAAGGAGCGGGTGCAAGCGGACCCCGTGCCGGACGACGCCTTGTTCCTGCGCCGGCTCAGCCTCGATGTGCGGGGCACGGTGCCGACGCCCGTCGAGACCTGGTTCTTCGTGTCCGACCCGGACGCGGGGAAGCGGGCCAAGGTGATCGAGTGGATCACCGACGACGAGGAGCGGCGGGTCGCGGCCGCGAAAAAGCTCGGCGTGCCGGTCGAGCGGGTGCGGGTGCTCCGCGCGAAGCTCTCCGCCGACGGCCGGTCCGTGTCGCTCATCGACCCGAACATGGTGGCGAAGTTCGCCGACACGATCGAACTGTCCGCACCTGATCTGGCGATCACGACAGACGTTCTGCAGGACGAGATCACCACCGATGTGACCATCGCCCCGACGGTTCAAGGGGTCGTCTACGACGTCAAGAGCAGCGAACCCGGCGCCGCCAAGCCCCAACCCCCGGCCGACGGAACGAAGAAGACGGTCGTTCTGCGGCGGGTGCGGTCGGACGACGCGAAGCCGGAAGCGGCGGCCGAGTACCGCGTCGAAGATGTGTTCACGGTGTGGGGTACGACTCCGGACGATAAGAACCAGCAAACCAACCAGACCGTCAAGTTCCGAGCGGTCGTGAACGTCGCGCCCGGGTCCGACGCGGAGTTCCTCAAGCGCGTTCTGACCGACGCCCGCGGGACCGCCCCGACCGCGCTGGAGCTGAAGTACTTCACCGAGGACAAGGACCCGAAGAAGCGCGAGAAGCTACTCGACACGCTGCTGAAAGAGCCCGCCGTTGCGAAGAAGCTCGGCGACGAGTGGAAGAAGAAGATGCTCGCGCCCGGCGCCCCGCTCGCAGCGAAAGAGGCCGACTTCTTCTACTTCGTGACGCCCAAGGTCGTGGAAGGCAAGTCCACCCTCGATCTCAAGGTGCAGCCGTTCGTCGTGCCGCTTCCGCCGAACGCCCCGAAGCCGCCCGCGCCGCCGAAGCCGCCGACGGTTACGGTCACCGGTGTGGCCACGCCGCCGAAGCCGCCGGCCCCGCCCGCGCCGCCGGTCACGGTTCAGGGCACGAAAGTGGTCGTCACGTCCCAACTGAAGTCCGACAAGCTCGAGAAGCTGGTCGGGGAGCTGATCGCCGCTCAAAAGTCAGACGACGCGCTACTGGAGGCGGTCACACTGGCGACCCAGAGCCGGCTCCCGACCGACGCGGAGAAGAAGTTGGCCAAGGCCGCCGTCGGCGCCGCCGCGGACCGTAAGACGGTGTGGGTCGCGGTTGCCCGGGCACTCGCCGGAACCGAAACAAAAGCTCAGGACGTAATCGAACTCAAGGTAGTCCCATCGATCGCGCCGAAGCCGGCCAAGCCGTAA
- a CDS encoding YfaP family protein, which produces MSLLATWKKVLLFGAFGAVGALAGWLVGEPLLAAGGYAAKSAGAGPGATLVTKPTAPSGNPPLPDDFRRRVEQAKGSTGDVQITLIWDDANDLDLHCVDPSGYEIWYKQKASPTRGRLDVDRNAGCQSIDPQPVENIFWPEGGAPQGDYTIYVNFFQRCTGGPDRSDYRVNILANGERKEIKNSLTKLPGGGPGPKQVVHRFKVEPRLELYTPNDFDLQPGQTVKVPVTVRRAYHNGPVEVRLENLPDGVTAGRLTIPEGKDDGELELVASDASKEGARAIQFVATGGALVSTKSVKLTVPKASGELSAWGIASTGLWTALVATGLCLALLAGQNRHLGKKPFAPGRVPLALVVAGAGAAGLVSGGVGQVLYTLLLGLGGAKLGFVVGWVLLGGLLGRGVSLFIPNLDGNKATGAGLSGGLLGAVAFLVASGAGDWAGRLGGAALLGFCIGLMVAVVEAAFRSAWLEVRFGEREAITVNLGAEPVKVGGDARACTVWARGAADVAFRYWIRDGKVFCEDVPARREAPVSAGDTRLAGAVTVVVRTSAAAVTAPVAAPIAPAPPPVPVPPPIAAPPTPAPPAPPAAGDYDDGLPMPLVPPAPARRPVASILDLDDPRPAPPKPVAPPPPAAKPPGPVAGPKPPVPAPPRPPVPTVAKPPAIAAKDGGADACPTCRRKIPGAPGARYCMVCDKTF; this is translated from the coding sequence ATGAGCCTGCTGGCGACCTGGAAGAAAGTGCTGCTGTTCGGCGCGTTCGGGGCGGTCGGCGCCCTGGCCGGCTGGCTCGTCGGCGAGCCGCTCCTGGCCGCGGGCGGCTACGCGGCGAAATCGGCCGGCGCCGGACCCGGGGCCACGCTCGTCACCAAACCCACCGCCCCGTCCGGCAACCCGCCGCTACCCGACGACTTCCGGCGCCGCGTCGAGCAGGCGAAGGGGAGCACCGGGGACGTTCAGATCACCCTCATCTGGGACGACGCGAACGACCTCGATTTGCACTGCGTCGACCCGAGCGGGTACGAAATTTGGTACAAGCAGAAGGCGTCCCCGACCCGCGGCCGCCTGGATGTGGACCGCAACGCCGGGTGTCAGTCCATCGACCCTCAGCCGGTGGAGAACATCTTCTGGCCGGAGGGCGGCGCCCCGCAAGGGGATTACACCATCTACGTCAACTTCTTCCAGCGCTGCACGGGCGGCCCGGACCGGAGCGACTACCGGGTCAACATCCTGGCCAACGGCGAGCGGAAAGAGATCAAGAACAGCCTCACGAAGCTCCCGGGCGGCGGGCCGGGGCCAAAACAGGTGGTCCACCGGTTCAAAGTTGAGCCGCGCCTGGAGCTGTACACCCCGAACGACTTCGACCTTCAGCCGGGGCAAACGGTCAAGGTGCCCGTGACGGTCCGACGCGCCTACCACAACGGTCCGGTTGAGGTGCGACTGGAGAACCTACCGGACGGGGTCACCGCCGGCCGGCTCACGATCCCGGAAGGGAAGGACGACGGCGAACTCGAACTCGTTGCGAGCGACGCCTCGAAAGAGGGGGCGCGAGCGATCCAGTTCGTAGCCACGGGCGGCGCCCTGGTCAGCACCAAGAGCGTGAAGCTCACCGTCCCGAAGGCGTCCGGGGAGCTGTCGGCGTGGGGGATCGCGTCGACCGGCCTCTGGACCGCGCTCGTGGCGACGGGTCTGTGCCTCGCCCTGCTCGCCGGGCAGAACCGGCACCTCGGGAAGAAGCCGTTCGCGCCGGGGCGCGTGCCGCTCGCCCTGGTGGTCGCCGGCGCCGGCGCGGCCGGGCTCGTGTCCGGGGGCGTCGGGCAGGTGCTCTACACCCTCTTGCTCGGCCTCGGGGGCGCGAAGCTCGGGTTCGTCGTCGGGTGGGTGCTGCTCGGCGGCCTGCTCGGGCGCGGGGTGAGCCTTTTCATTCCCAACCTCGACGGCAATAAGGCGACCGGCGCGGGCCTCAGCGGCGGGCTGCTCGGCGCGGTCGCGTTCCTGGTCGCGTCCGGAGCGGGCGACTGGGCCGGGCGGTTGGGCGGGGCGGCGCTGCTCGGGTTCTGCATCGGGCTGATGGTCGCGGTCGTCGAGGCCGCGTTCCGCAGCGCGTGGCTGGAGGTGCGGTTCGGCGAGCGCGAGGCGATCACCGTCAACCTCGGCGCGGAGCCGGTGAAGGTCGGCGGCGACGCGCGGGCGTGTACCGTCTGGGCGCGGGGGGCGGCCGATGTCGCCTTCCGGTACTGGATTCGTGACGGGAAGGTGTTCTGCGAGGACGTGCCCGCGCGCCGCGAGGCCCCCGTGAGTGCGGGGGACACCCGCCTCGCGGGCGCCGTAACCGTCGTCGTGCGCACCAGCGCCGCGGCGGTGACCGCGCCCGTCGCCGCGCCGATCGCGCCGGCCCCGCCGCCGGTTCCGGTCCCCCCTCCGATTGCCGCGCCACCTACGCCCGCGCCTCCCGCGCCCCCTGCAGCCGGCGACTACGACGACGGCCTGCCGATGCCGCTGGTGCCCCCGGCGCCGGCGCGCCGCCCGGTCGCTTCGATCCTCGACCTGGACGACCCGCGACCGGCACCGCCGAAGCCCGTGGCGCCGCCACCCCCGGCGGCGAAACCGCCGGGACCGGTCGCGGGTCCGAAACCGCCGGTGCCGGCCCCGCCGCGCCCGCCCGTTCCGACCGTCGCCAAGCCGCCGGCGATCGCCGCCAAGGACGGCGGCGCGGACGCGTGCCCGACCTGCCGGCGCAAGATCCCCGGCGCCCCGGGCGCGCGGTACTGCATGGTGTGCGACAAGACCTTTTGA
- a CDS encoding vWA domain-containing protein, which yields MPYDMQIDRSNPGCIVFLVDLSNSMLDGIAGTQRAKMDTVSTAINRFFQELITSCEKGEEKPRNYFDVGLIGYTTDANGVAIVRPLFQLGLAGRDLVSISELYDHPLEIEQRRKKEFVDDGAGGLTEVERQIAFPVWFRSPAPTEMFGTPMCTALGYGKQVLQAWIDAHPNSFPPMVINLTDGESTDGIPVPFAEDLKALATADGSVLLFNCHLSGRDAQPVFLPSTESALPDEYARDLFGMSSPLPDKLRHMAEVKGISAPLGCKAMAFNADAVSLLKLLNVGTQVVAAATLPPHLR from the coding sequence GTGCCCTACGACATGCAGATCGACCGCTCCAACCCCGGGTGCATCGTGTTCCTGGTGGACCTGTCCAACTCGATGCTCGACGGCATCGCGGGGACGCAGCGGGCCAAGATGGACACGGTCTCGACCGCGATCAACCGGTTCTTCCAGGAGCTGATCACGAGCTGCGAGAAGGGCGAGGAGAAGCCCCGCAACTACTTCGACGTGGGGCTCATCGGGTACACCACCGACGCCAACGGGGTCGCGATCGTCCGCCCGCTGTTCCAGCTCGGGCTGGCCGGCCGGGACCTCGTGAGCATCAGCGAGCTGTACGACCACCCGCTGGAGATCGAGCAGCGCCGCAAGAAGGAGTTCGTGGACGACGGCGCCGGCGGGCTGACCGAGGTGGAGCGGCAGATCGCGTTCCCGGTGTGGTTCCGCTCGCCGGCCCCGACGGAGATGTTCGGCACCCCGATGTGCACGGCGCTGGGGTACGGCAAGCAGGTGCTCCAGGCGTGGATCGACGCGCACCCGAACAGCTTCCCGCCGATGGTCATCAACCTGACCGACGGCGAGTCGACCGACGGGATCCCGGTCCCGTTCGCCGAGGACCTCAAGGCGCTGGCCACCGCCGACGGGAGCGTGCTGCTGTTCAACTGCCACCTGTCGGGCCGCGACGCGCAGCCGGTGTTCCTCCCCTCCACCGAGTCGGCCCTGCCGGACGAGTACGCCCGCGACCTGTTCGGCATGTCCAGCCCGCTGCCGGACAAGCTGCGGCACATGGCGGAGGTGAAGGGGATCTCGGCCCCGCTCGGGTGCAAGGCGATGGCGTTCAACGCCGACGCGGTGAGCCTGCTGAAGCTGCTTAACGTGGGCACGCAGGTGGTCGCGGCGGCCACCCTGCCCCCGCACCTGCGGTGA